Part of the Benincasa hispida cultivar B227 chromosome 11, ASM972705v1, whole genome shotgun sequence genome, TGATCAGCGCATAcaaaatatagatataaataCATCAATGGAAATACACAATATTCAAAGAAAATATCTTTCCACCATCACCTTCTCATAAAATCCTCGAAATGTCCATGAAACAGTTGTGCATGTCCTgcagaacaaaaaaaaaaaaaaaaaaaagagagaaaagcttATCATATCTAGGCTGAAAGATGAGGCAATATAATAGATAAAAAAATTCCTCCTAAAATGGAGGTGTTACAACTTAGATACTATGAGACCATTTATTCTTCAAACTTCGTGAAGAATTCGTTGGCAATGATTTCGTATAAATGTAAACCAAAATCAGGTTAGGCATTAAGCTAAAATGTTCGATAATATCAGACATTATAAttgtttttactcttttttgtttttaatgagAAATTGCTTTTACTCTTAACAAACAAAAGAAAGACAGATGAAAGAACATAAACCAAATTaacaattcaaaaaatatataaattggcAAATCAACAACTTGTCTCCAACAATGTCACACGTAGGAAGATGTAATTTTGACATTGTAAGTCTACCAATTGTGTCCTTACTTTGGGGGCTTGAAAGACTCGCCTACTTGCCGCCACAACTTGCATGAAGTCACCTATCCAAAAAGGATGCCAGTTATGGATGTGTCAACAAGATCTCAGAGccacaaaaatcaaatttaatcaaatgaaacaaaaaatatcatgagaagaaaacatagtaaaaacataaataatagaCCTGTAATGTTGTACCCCAACTACCTACTACCTATGTGCTAAGGTTGTTGGAAGAGGAGCAGTTAAAACGCTTTATATGGAATTATACATATCAAGTGTGTTTTCTAGCCTCAATATTTATGAGGCTGCTTAAGCCCATTAACAAATAATCATATGGGAACTATGAaatagatatagcaaaattttacgTGATTCAAACACATTCTCATTGAAGCAAGAACACTATGGCCATTACAGAAAGAACAAAGAATACCTTGTCATAGCCTCCCAATCTAGTAACAGCCCTCCATAACcttataataaaaagtttaaaatgtgAGCTAAGAACTCCAATTCCTATTGAATGACGTAAATCATGATGCagtaataaagaataaaaatattacTTGAGGCAATTCAGACCCTCTCCATAAAACTTAGGAGGTTTGAATTCCAGGCTTCTTTCTCTGAAGAAGTTTTCAAGCTCCTTCATGAAAGCAGATTGCTCTTCTTCTGTTCCTGATTCACTACCTTCAGCAATATGATTTTCATCAAAAATAAACGAGTGATTCATGTTTGAATCCCCATTATGAGGTGTAGTAACACTGTCTTCATTGACCTTCAATTCTATGGCATTCTCTGTTTCAGCTTTAACACAAGATGACACTGGATGGGGAGTTACAGGACTTGCTGTTGAAGCATCATCAAGAGAACCGGTTTTAGTTTCAGGCATATCAACGGCCTCAGATTTGGCATCCATGGAGGACTGAACAGTTTCTAGGGGAGAGTTAGAAATACCAGCATCTAGCTCCCTTGGGGGCATCTCATCAGGGCCAGTCTTGACATCAGAAGCAGGTTCAGCATCAGGCTTGTCCAACTCTTGGTCATGATCCAAGGGAAGTGAGCGCGcagaattttgatttgattgcTGAGGAATCGTAGGTTTATCTACTTCCTGTACATGAGTCTCAGGTGAACCAAACCCTTTTTCACAAGAGTTTGGAGTTGCCTCAGCTGGCACAGAGAGAGATTCATGGAGCTCATCTTTTGCAT contains:
- the LOC120091028 gene encoding AT-rich interactive domain-containing protein 3-like isoform X3, whose translation is MCDAMEKEESAQDVSVALSEGDQVNAKDELHESLSVPAEATPNSCEKGFGSPETHVQEVDKPTIPQQSNQNSARSLPLDHDQELDKPDAEPASDVKTGPDEMPPRELDAGISNSPLETVQSSMDAKSEAVDMPETKTGSLDDASTASPVTPHPVSSCVKAETENAIELKVNEDSVTTPHNGDSNMNHSFIFDENHIAEGSESGTEEEQSAFMKELENFFRERSLEFKPPKFYGEGLNCLKLWRAVTRLGGYDKVTSCKLWRQVGESFKPPKTCTTVSWTFRGFYEKALLDYERHKTNGGELSVPIASNSEPMSIENQGSGSGRARRDAAARAMQGWHSQRLLGNGEVSDPIIKDKNSLSMQKREKQLKSIGFKRKKPAYMEHAMKSTRTKSPKPQLDVAVVDIGQPADWVKVNVQKTKDCYEVYALVPGLLREEVRVQSDPAGRLVISGEPEHPDNPWGVTPFKKVVSLPSRIDPHQTSAVVTLHGQLFVRVPFEQSE